The following proteins come from a genomic window of Vallitaleaceae bacterium 9-2:
- a CDS encoding tetratricopeptide repeat protein, which yields MNELDRAIKYRENGQVEEAIDILKLLLNKDNENAEVNYQLAWCYDVLEYEKEAVAYYEKAISLGLSEEDQVEAIIGLASTYRTIGQYNESKTLLESSIDKYDNKALEVFYAMTLYNLKEYEKSVSILLKLLANSSSDKDIEKFNRAISFYSDDLNRVW from the coding sequence ATGAATGAACTAGATAGAGCAATTAAATATAGAGAAAATGGGCAGGTAGAAGAAGCTATTGATATTTTAAAATTGTTGTTAAACAAGGATAATGAAAATGCAGAAGTAAATTATCAGTTAGCGTGGTGTTATGATGTTTTGGAGTATGAAAAGGAAGCTGTTGCGTATTATGAAAAAGCTATATCGTTAGGATTGAGTGAAGAAGATCAAGTTGAAGCAATCATCGGATTGGCGAGTACATATAGAACCATAGGTCAGTACAATGAATCCAAGACTTTATTAGAAAGTAGCATTGATAAATATGACAATAAGGCACTAGAAGTATTTTATGCAATGACACTATATAATCTTAAAGAGTATGAAAAATCTGTAAGCATATTATTAAAGTTGTTAGCAAACTCATCCTCGGATAAAGATATAGAAAAATTTAATAGAGCGATTTCATTTTATTCAGATGATTTGAATCGAGTATGGTAA
- a CDS encoding ATP-binding protein, with product MKKLKKADLLILDEWGYLPLHQEGARLLFEVISMCYEQKSIIITTNIEFSHWKNFLFDEKLTAAIIDRVIHHSHLLVFDGPSHRKQNALLK from the coding sequence ATGAAAAAGCTTAAAAAGGCAGATCTGCTTATATTAGATGAATGGGGATATCTTCCACTTCATCAAGAAGGTGCCAGGTTACTCTTTGAAGTCATTAGTATGTGTTATGAACAAAAAAGCATTATCATAACAACAAATATTGAGTTCAGTCATTGGAAAAACTTTCTTTTCGATGAAAAACTAACGGCTGCTATTATCGATAGAGTCATCCATCATTCGCATTTATTAGTATTTGATGGTCCCAGTCACCGAAAGCAGAATGCACTTTTAAAATAG
- a CDS encoding DUF2971 domain-containing protein has product MIEERYFGTDMLFHYTRLETAMELILTAMQLRFSSFKNVNDPHERGYQSLSLNWTNRNSIDEALIDYDRYQKEVNCIRQDESKLLCFSKNAGVITKTGSSVLDADLYYKTGFFKMRMWAQYGDLHRGLCLAFSRDRLVMDIKKVYSSFKLYRGDIKYKDSSSDMRQAYHIELNEGALHDFREFFISEHLIKYREDLFFTKNSDWRDEFEYRLLLLTDNKKPDYFININNSLKAVFCGLDFPDVYMSALRNLLKYSDVEIYRLMLDNGIPNVIKVK; this is encoded by the coding sequence GTGATTGAAGAACGTTATTTTGGAACGGACATGTTGTTTCACTATACAAGACTTGAGACAGCAATGGAACTGATATTGACAGCCATGCAGTTAAGATTTTCATCATTTAAAAATGTGAATGACCCGCATGAGAGAGGGTATCAATCTTTATCTTTGAATTGGACAAATCGTAATTCTATCGATGAAGCGTTGATTGATTATGATCGTTACCAAAAAGAAGTGAACTGTATTCGTCAAGATGAGAGTAAGCTTTTATGTTTTTCTAAAAATGCTGGGGTTATTACCAAGACAGGGAGTTCGGTCCTAGATGCAGATTTATACTACAAGACCGGTTTTTTTAAGATGCGCATGTGGGCACAGTATGGCGATCTGCATCGTGGCTTATGCCTGGCATTTTCCCGCGATCGTTTGGTTATGGATATCAAGAAGGTTTACAGTTCGTTTAAGTTATATCGGGGCGATATTAAATACAAGGATTCTTCATCGGATATGCGTCAAGCGTATCACATTGAGCTCAACGAAGGCGCACTACATGATTTCAGAGAGTTTTTTATATCAGAACACTTGATTAAGTATAGGGAAGACTTGTTTTTTACGAAGAACAGTGATTGGAGAGACGAGTTTGAGTATAGACTACTCTTATTGACCGATAATAAAAAACCCGACTATTTCATCAACATAAATAATTCGTTAAAAGCAGTTTTTTGTGGTTTGGATTTTCCAGATGTATATATGAGTGCATTAAGAAATCTGCTCAAATATAGCGACGTGGAGATTTATAGATTAATGTTAGATAACGGGATACCTAATGTTATAAAAGTGAAGTAA
- a CDS encoding GTP pyrophosphokinase family protein, with the protein MTEAERFNAIRQQLLPIQELMSYYRCAIMEVETKFNVLNEEMSILYDRNPIESIKSREKSFESIFMKLQRKGLPMTEASIVNHINDIAGIRVICSFQEDVYKLTDALLQQDDVTLILKKDYIRHPKKNGYRSMHLIIEIPIFLAEAKKMMRVEIQLRTIAMDFWASLEHKLKYKQDVENSAHVIQELKDCADIIAQVDHRMEALRHEVSLNPKERTP; encoded by the coding sequence CCGAGAGATTCAACGCCATCCGTCAGCAATTATTGCCAATCCAAGAGCTGATGTCTTATTATCGGTGCGCCATCATGGAAGTAGAGACAAAGTTTAATGTACTTAATGAGGAGATGTCGATTCTATATGACCGTAATCCTATTGAATCCATAAAAAGCAGAGAAAAATCTTTTGAAAGTATTTTTATGAAATTACAACGTAAAGGTCTGCCTATGACAGAAGCTTCTATCGTAAACCATATCAATGATATTGCAGGGATACGCGTTATCTGTTCCTTTCAAGAAGATGTCTATAAGCTCACAGATGCTTTGCTTCAACAAGATGATGTGACATTAATTCTCAAAAAAGATTATATTCGTCACCCAAAGAAAAATGGCTATCGAAGTATGCATTTGATCATTGAAATTCCTATTTTTCTTGCTGAAGCAAAAAAGATGATGCGGGTTGAAATTCAGCTAAGAACTATTGCCATGGATTTTTGGGCAAGTCTCGAACACAAACTTAAATACAAGCAAGATGTTGAAAACTCTGCCCATGTTATCCAGGAATTAAAGGATTGTGCCGACATCATTGCACAGGTTGATCACCGAATGGAGGCCTTAAGACATGAGGTTAGTTTAAACCCTAAAGAGCGTACACCCTAA
- a CDS encoding DUF2726 domain-containing protein: MYPCPVLVIEVDGYDYHKKGTEQYERDRIKDSIMKKIDLKILRLATNASGEKQKIIETLERIN; this comes from the coding sequence TTGTACCCATGTCCCGTTTTAGTTATTGAAGTGGACGGATACGATTATCATAAAAAAGGAACGGAGCAATACGAACGTGATCGAATTAAAGATTCTATTATGAAAAAAATTGATTTAAAAATACTCCGCTTGGCGACAAATGCAAGCGGAGAAAAACAAAAAATTATCGAAACTTTAGAGCGTATTAATTAG
- a CDS encoding DUF1697 domain-containing protein — protein sequence MRYIALLRGINVGGRRKVEMKRLKNLLVSLGYSNVMTYLNSGNALFDSDDDRTHIEKSLTKAVEQEFGFAIPILVKSQEEMQAILAAIPKEWQNNKEQKTDVAYLFPEIDAEKTLMTLPMQREYLDLIYIKGAIVWHVLRENQNKSQLNKLVGHEVYPFMTVRNINTARFLSENDSQ from the coding sequence ATGAGATATATAGCGTTGTTAAGAGGCATCAATGTCGGTGGAAGACGTAAAGTTGAGATGAAGCGGTTAAAGAATCTTCTCGTATCTTTAGGGTATTCTAATGTTATGACATATCTTAATTCAGGTAACGCGCTATTTGACTCTGATGATGACCGAACACATATTGAGAAAAGTCTTACCAAGGCCGTTGAACAGGAGTTTGGATTCGCGATTCCTATACTTGTCAAAAGTCAGGAAGAGATGCAGGCAATCCTTGCGGCTATTCCAAAAGAGTGGCAAAATAACAAAGAGCAGAAGACAGATGTGGCATACTTATTTCCTGAGATTGATGCAGAGAAAACCTTGATGACATTACCGATGCAACGTGAATACCTGGACCTTATATATATTAAGGGGGCAATTGTGTGGCATGTGTTGCGAGAAAATCAAAATAAAAGTCAGCTGAATAAATTGGTGGGGCACGAGGTGTATCCATTCATGACAGTTAGAAATATCAATACGGCTAGGTTTTTAAGTGAAAATGATAGCCAATGA
- a CDS encoding IS3 family transposase (programmed frameshift) yields MANNKYDKVLQDKIIRLHLEEGRTIKSLSDEYNLGNGTLRYWLNKHREECKNNPQLQSETNQMLEIQRLKKELAETKKENDFLKKGSSILREGNRLKKYEFIREYHLEFGVNWLLNKLSLYPNDYYNYLKDRKAAYRQQKETLKQQIKDVYHELNGAIGYRMICDLLNRKGIQCSYGTVYSYMREIGIKAIVRRKKNPYIKGYQHHIFDNLLGQNFTAAKPNQVWCTDFTYLSLKNGSKRYNCSIIDLYDRSIIASLNSKWIDSNLAIETLEVALEANPVRDELILHSDQGSQYASRDFIAYCANNEITQSMSRAGNPYDNAPMERFYNTLKTEFVYQYSFETDEDLNQGIYEYIFDWYNHRRPHSYNGGKTPFEMRHSN; encoded by the exons ATGGCAAATAACAAATATGATAAGGTCCTCCAGGACAAAATTATCCGTCTTCATCTTGAAGAAGGAAGAACCATCAAAAGTTTAAGCGACGAATACAACTTAGGTAATGGCACACTCAGATATTGGCTGAATAAGCACCGTGAAGAATGCAAGAACAACCCACAGTTACAAAGCGAAACAAATCAAATGCTTGAAATTCAACGCTTGAAGAAGGAACTTGCCGAGACCAAGAAAGAGAATGATTTCTTAAAAAAGG GCAGCAGCATTCTTCGCGAAGGAAATCGACTAAAGAAGTACGAGTTTATTCGTGAGTATCATCTAGAGTTTGGCGTAAACTGGTTGCTAAATAAACTTAGCCTTTACCCAAATGACTACTACAATTACCTAAAAGACCGCAAAGCAGCCTATCGTCAGCAAAAAGAAACATTGAAGCAACAGATCAAAGATGTGTATCACGAACTTAACGGAGCCATTGGTTACCGAATGATCTGCGATTTACTGAACCGTAAAGGGATTCAGTGCTCTTATGGTACCGTTTATTCATACATGCGTGAAATAGGCATTAAAGCCATTGTACGTCGCAAGAAGAATCCGTATATCAAAGGTTATCAGCATCACATTTTTGATAACCTGTTAGGACAAAACTTTACTGCTGCAAAGCCTAATCAGGTTTGGTGTACCGATTTTACATACCTTAGTCTGAAGAATGGTTCTAAACGCTACAATTGTAGCATTATCGACCTATATGACCGCAGTATTATAGCTAGTCTCAACAGTAAATGGATTGATTCTAACCTTGCCATAGAGACCTTGGAGGTTGCACTAGAGGCAAATCCTGTAAGGGATGAATTGATTCTCCACAGCGACCAGGGGTCGCAATACGCCTCAAGGGATTTCATTGCCTACTGTGCTAATAATGAGATTACTCAAAGTATGAGCAGAGCCGGCAATCCGTATGACAACGCTCCGATGGAACGTTTCTATAATACATTGAAAACAGAGTTCGTATATCAGTACTCTTTTGAGACCGATGAAGATCTTAACCAAGGCATCTATGAATACATCTTCGATTGGTATAACCATCGTAGACCACACTCATATAACGGTGGTAAGACGCCATTTGAAATGAGACATTCAAACTAG
- a CDS encoding DUF2809 domain-containing protein, which translates to MKTFRFSPKYFILASIFFILEVIIAIYVHDDFIRPYVGDVIVMFLMYSFIKAFIGKPTKRLPYYLFGFAVAIEFLQLVNFTQLLGLDQYPIATIVLGSVFDVRDVISYFVGMLLLLGYEQALRKDISYL; encoded by the coding sequence ATGAAGACATTTCGATTTTCTCCAAAATACTTTATTTTGGCAAGTATATTTTTTATACTTGAAGTTATCATAGCTATTTATGTTCATGACGACTTTATCCGTCCCTATGTCGGGGATGTTATTGTCATGTTCTTAATGTATAGCTTTATCAAGGCATTTATAGGAAAACCGACTAAGCGATTGCCCTATTATCTGTTTGGGTTTGCGGTTGCTATCGAGTTCCTGCAGTTAGTTAATTTTACCCAACTTCTTGGACTAGATCAATATCCGATAGCAACCATTGTTTTAGGCAGTGTTTTCGATGTTCGTGACGTTATAAGCTATTTTGTAGGTATGCTTTTATTATTAGGGTATGAACAAGCTTTAAGAAAAGATATATCTTATTTGTAG